The sequence TCAAACATTGCGGGCGCTGGAAAATTTCAATATCAGCGGCGTTTCTCTGACCCTCTTTCCAGCTTTGATAATTTCCTTAGCGATGGTTAAAATGGCCGCCGCTAAAGCAAATTACGAACTTGGCTTATTATCCAAACCTATCAAAGAGGCGATTGTTCAAGCCTGCGGCGAGATAATTAACGGCAAGTTTCATACTCATTTCGTAGTCGATATGATTCAGGGAGGAGCCGGCACCTCCACTAATATGAACGCCAATGAAGTTATTGCCAACAGGGCGCTTGAGATATTGGGCTATGAACGCGGTGAATATAAATACTGCCATCCCAACAGCCATGTTAATTTGTCTCAATCAACAAATGACGCTTACCCGACTGCTTTAAAAATCGCTCTTATTAACAGCAATAAGATGCTTGTTGAGGTTCTCCGCCAGCTTGCCGAATCGTTCAAAGCAAAGTCGAAAGAGTTCGGCAATATTATCAAGATGGGACGCACCCAGCTTCAGGATGCGGTGCCGATGACGCTTGGCCAGGAGTTCGATTCTTATGCGGCAACTTTGGTAGAGGAGATAACCAGGCTGGAGGAAAACGCCGAACTGTTTTTAGAGGTCAATATGGGCGGAACCGCTATCGGTACCGGCATCAATGCCGACCCTGAGTATTCACAAAAAGTTATCAAACATCTGCGGGAGATAACCAATCTTGATGTTAAATTGGCGCAAAACCTCGTTGAGGCAACACAGGATACCGGCGCATTTGTGATGTACAGCTCCGCTATTAAACGTCTGGCGGTAAAACTTTCGAAGATATCGAATGATTTGAGGCTTCTGTCATCAGGCCCCAGAGCGGGCATCAACGAAATCAATCTTCCTCCAATGCAGCCGGGCTCATCGATTATGCCGGGTAAGGTAAATCCGGTCATACCGGAAGTTGTTAATCAAATAGCTTTTAAAGTTATCGGCAATGACCTTACCGTAACTCTGGCAGCCGAGGCGGGACAGCTTGAGCTTAATGTTATGGAACCGGTGATTGCCCAGAGCATATTCGAATCAATCGAGATGCTCAAAAACGGCATGGCTACTTTAAAATATCGCTGTGTCGATAATATCACCGCCAATGAGGAAAATTGCCGCCGCCTGGTGGAAAACAGTATCGGGATTGTAACCGCGTTAAATCCAGTGTTTGGGTATGAGATGTGCTCGGCTCTGGCAAGGGAAGCTTTGGAAAATAATCGCGGCGTATATGAATTAGTGCTGGAAAAGAAATTGCTATCGAAAGATAAACTTGATAAACTTTTGTCGCCGGAAAGTATGATAAGATAAAGATAAGTCTATATCTTTTCTGCGTCGCCGGAAACCCTTTCATGCGTCGTCTGGAACCCTTTCCTGACGACATATCGGCAAATCACACATAATATGGACGCTGTGTCTGTTTTTTTCTATATCCATGTATTTTATGGTTGGCGTACGTCCTCATGCGCCAACAATCTATTCGACTTCAGAATGCTTCTTTTTCTCTGCTAATTCGGGGTAATACTTTACCATACATTCATCGCATATTCCATGTGAAAAGGCAGCTTCTGAATGATTTTCAATATAAACTTCCATTTGCTGCCAAGAATTCTCATCAGTTCTGATTCTCTTACAATGCATGCAAATCGGCAACAATCCCTGAAGTTGTTTTACATGTTCGAGAGCTTCTTTCAATTCGTGTATTTTATTTTCAAACGATAATTTTAATTCTAATGTTCTCTCCCCTACCATGATTCGAGAATGGAACACTTGAGGATCGAACGGCTTCGTTACATAATCATCAACGCCAGCCTCAAATCCCTTTATCATATCTTCTTTACTGTCGAGAGCCGTTAACAATATTATATAAACATAACTTC comes from Candidatus Zixiibacteriota bacterium and encodes:
- the aspA gene encoding aspartate ammonia-lyase, whose amino-acid sequence is MEPAVINEFIRRIELFKDFNDDELNLFVSNIEVLNFEPNALLFEENSPRKRLFIIYSGEIELFKKTPFGEEKRLSFFGKFDFLGEGSLMDKYPHSTSAKTLLKTTIFAISREKFEKLYRQNPAIGVKMLSQIARVISKRIRQASARVTNVSAQYISGRTRTEHDLLGEREVPYEFYYGVQTLRALENFNISGVSLTLFPALIISLAMVKMAAAKANYELGLLSKPIKEAIVQACGEIINGKFHTHFVVDMIQGGAGTSTNMNANEVIANRALEILGYERGEYKYCHPNSHVNLSQSTNDAYPTALKIALINSNKMLVEVLRQLAESFKAKSKEFGNIIKMGRTQLQDAVPMTLGQEFDSYAATLVEEITRLEENAELFLEVNMGGTAIGTGINADPEYSQKVIKHLREITNLDVKLAQNLVEATQDTGAFVMYSSAIKRLAVKLSKISNDLRLLSSGPRAGINEINLPPMQPGSSIMPGKVNPVIPEVVNQIAFKVIGNDLTVTLAAEAGQLELNVMEPVIAQSIFESIEMLKNGMATLKYRCVDNITANEENCRRLVENSIGIVTALNPVFGYEMCSALAREALENNRGVYELVLEKKLLSKDKLDKLLSPESMIR
- a CDS encoding response regulator; amino-acid sequence: MKILIAEDDVISRKLLSSNLRKWGYEVIETKDGKEARETIESDDSIHFAVLDWMMPEMAGIDVCRKTRQIENRSYVYIILLTALDSKEDMIKGFEAGVDDYVTKPFDPQVFHSRIMVGERTLELKLSFENKIHELKEALEHVKQLQGLLPICMHCKRIRTDENSWQQMEVYIENHSEAAFSHGICDECMVKYYPELAEKKKHSEVE